In one Vulgatibacter incomptus genomic region, the following are encoded:
- a CDS encoding class I SAM-dependent methyltransferase, protein MHDRPGTRLFARIPALERLEARLLAHGHAPYERAVEPWKQELFGQLSGDVLEIGAGAGANLELLPAAIRYSALEPNAFSRELLTRKAAELGRAATVVGGNAERLPFADESFDAVICSLVLCTIHHVPRALAEVRRVLRPEGRFVFVEHVIAPQRRWLRAVQHAVKPLWYVVGNGCRPDRDTAAAIAAAGFSRTELQHVRMPVPVVGPHLVGYAIR, encoded by the coding sequence GTGCACGATCGTCCCGGTACCCGCCTCTTTGCACGAATTCCAGCGCTCGAGCGGCTCGAGGCACGCCTCCTGGCCCACGGCCATGCGCCCTATGAGCGGGCGGTGGAGCCCTGGAAGCAGGAGCTGTTCGGCCAGCTCTCCGGCGACGTCCTCGAGATCGGCGCGGGAGCCGGCGCCAACCTGGAGCTCCTGCCCGCCGCGATCCGCTACTCCGCCCTTGAGCCCAACGCCTTCTCCCGCGAGCTCCTCACGCGCAAGGCGGCCGAGCTGGGGCGCGCTGCGACCGTGGTCGGGGGAAACGCGGAGCGCCTCCCGTTCGCCGACGAATCCTTCGACGCGGTCATCTGCTCGCTGGTCCTCTGCACCATCCACCACGTCCCCCGCGCCCTCGCCGAGGTGAGGCGGGTTTTGCGCCCGGAGGGTCGCTTCGTCTTCGTCGAGCACGTGATCGCGCCGCAGCGCAGATGGCTCCGGGCCGTGCAGCACGCGGTGAAGCCGCTCTGGTACGTGGTTGGAAACGGATGCCGGCCGGACCGCGACACCGCTGCCGCCATCGCCGCCGCCGGCTTCTCCCGGACCGAGCTGCAGCACGTGCGGATGCCGGTGCCGGTGGTCGGGCCCCACCTCGTGGGCTACGCGATCCGTTGA
- a CDS encoding Fic family protein yields MPKRATGRYERTTVGGEEVAAFIPLALPPADPPLAIGSALADRLRAAEQALVRLELAGEMVPSLDWFIYAFVRKEAVVSSQIEGTQATLVDLLAFEAQASTDQAAPPNADVEEICNYLDALTYAREQLADPTGLPLSMRLLNGAHDRLMRGVRGAEKQPGDVRRSQNWIGGSRPGNAAYVPPPPHVLGEVLSAFENYLHTEDTLHPLVRAGLLHVQFETIHPYLDGNGRIGRLLVTLLLEHWKFLTKPLLYLSLFFKRHRDEYYRRLNAVRVEGDWEGWLAFFLDGVATIADEAVASARELFALIADDRARVLALDGVSIGALRLFELLPRHPIVSVASVTKFVETSKPTAIRAIEFLVATGVLVESTGKKRDRSFAYRAYLDRLKVGTELARPSR; encoded by the coding sequence ATGCCGAAGCGAGCCACCGGGCGATACGAGCGGACCACGGTCGGCGGAGAGGAGGTCGCGGCGTTCATCCCGCTCGCGCTTCCACCCGCAGACCCACCGCTCGCGATCGGCTCGGCGTTGGCGGATCGCCTGCGCGCTGCCGAGCAGGCGCTCGTCCGACTCGAGCTCGCGGGTGAGATGGTGCCGTCCCTCGACTGGTTCATCTACGCGTTCGTCCGCAAGGAGGCAGTCGTCTCGTCGCAGATCGAGGGCACCCAGGCCACTCTCGTCGACCTGCTCGCGTTCGAGGCGCAGGCGAGCACGGACCAGGCAGCCCCGCCGAACGCAGATGTGGAGGAGATCTGCAACTACCTCGACGCCCTCACGTACGCGCGCGAACAGCTCGCCGATCCGACCGGCCTTCCGCTCTCGATGCGTCTCTTGAACGGAGCTCATGATCGGCTCATGCGTGGCGTGCGCGGCGCCGAGAAGCAGCCCGGCGACGTCCGCCGAAGCCAGAACTGGATCGGCGGCAGCCGCCCCGGAAACGCCGCCTACGTCCCGCCGCCGCCCCACGTACTTGGCGAGGTCCTGAGCGCGTTCGAGAACTACCTCCACACCGAAGACACGCTGCACCCGCTCGTGCGCGCGGGCCTGCTCCATGTGCAATTCGAGACCATTCACCCGTACCTCGATGGCAACGGCCGGATCGGGCGCCTGCTCGTCACCCTGCTGCTCGAGCACTGGAAGTTTTTGACGAAGCCACTGCTCTACCTGAGCCTGTTCTTCAAGCGGCACCGCGACGAGTACTACCGGCGGCTGAACGCGGTCCGCGTCGAAGGCGATTGGGAGGGCTGGCTGGCCTTCTTCCTCGACGGTGTCGCGACGATCGCCGACGAGGCCGTCGCCTCCGCACGTGAGCTCTTCGCGTTGATTGCCGACGATCGCGCCCGCGTGCTCGCGCTCGATGGAGTGTCGATCGGCGCGCTGCGCCTCTTCGAACTGCTTCCGCGCCACCCGATCGTGAGCGTCGCCTCCGTTACGAAGTTCGTCGAGACGAGCAAGCCGACGGCGATCCGCGCGATCGAATTCCTCGTCGCCACCGGAGTGCTCGTCGAGTCGACGGGCAAGAAACGAGACCGCTCCTTTGCCTACCGCGCCTACCTGGATCGGCTCAAGGTCGGCACGGAGTTAGCGCGCCCCTCGCGGTAG